A stretch of DNA from Cellulomonas fengjieae:
CTCCGCAACGACGGTCAGCGCTGCGCTGGCCGCGGCGAGCCCGAGAGCGGCGCCGAACTGGAAGGAGGTGTACAGGATGCCGCTGGTCAGACCCTGGTCCTCGTCGGCGACGTCGTCGGTCGCGGCGATCGTCAACGGCCCGTAGGCGAAGGTGAAGGCCAGGCCGAGGGCGAGGAAGCTCGGGAACATCATCGCGTAGGTCCAGTCCGGGGCCACGGGCAGGAACAGGGCATAGGACACCACCGCGAGCGCGAGTCCTCCGATCGCCACGGGCCAGGTGCCGTACCGGGAGACGAGTCTCGGCGTCAGCGTCGGGGCGAGGAGTGCGTCGATCGCGAGCACCAGCATCGCGAGAGCCGTCTGCAGTGCCGTCCAGCCGCGGAGCTCCTGGAGATAGAGCACCACGATGAACTGGAACCCCGCGAAGCCGGCCGCCAGCGAGGCCGCGCCGAGGTAGGCCCGGAGCAGCGGGCGGGACCGGAGGAACACCTTCGGGATGAGGGGGAACGGAGCCCGCCGCTGCCGCGCGCCGAACGCGACGATGGCAGCGGCTGCACCCGTGGCCGCGACGACGACCACCGGCCCGAGCCCGTGTGCCGCCTGCTCGACCGTGAGCACCGTCAGCACGATCCCGGCGGTCAGCAGCACCGCGCCGGGCACGTCGAACGGGGTGCGGTCCAGATCGGTGCTGTCGCGCGGGAGGAGTGCCAGTCCGGCGATGAGGATGACGACGCCGAGCGTGACCGGCGCGAAGAACACCCAGCGCCAGCCGATCGCCGTGAGCAGCCCTCCGGCTATCAGGCCAAGCGAGAACCCCGCGGCACCGATCCCGGCGTAGATGAGGACGGCGCGGTTGCGCGCGGCGCCCATGGCGAAGCCGGTGCTGATGATGGCCAGCCCCGCGGGCATCATGAACGCCGCCGTGATCCCGGTCGCGAACCGTGCGACGACCAGCATCCAGCCCTCGTCGGCGAGGCCGCCCGACATCGAGAACGCGATGAACACCGCCAGCGCGGCCAGGAAGACACGTCGGCGTCCGAATCGATCGCCGATCCGACCGCCGAGAATCATGAACCCTCCGTAGGCGATCACGTACCCGCTGAGGATCCACTGGAGCTCGGTCGTCTCGAGGACGAGGTCCGCGCGGATGGCAGGCAGCGCGATGTTGAACATCGCGATGTCGATGCCCTCCAGGAACGCGGCGCCGCACAGGGTGATGAGCAGCAGGATTCCTCGTCCGCGCAGCTGCATGCCGGCTGACGCCGACGTGGTGGTCTGGGTCACGGCGCTCCTCAGGTCGGTTACTTCTTGTGCCTGATCGGATCGTCGGTCATCCTGGCCTCATGGCGGAAGTACGCACTTCGGAGTACGCCGGTTCCTGCGAAGTAACCGACATGCCGAACGACCCCTTCCAGTGGGACCGTCGCGAGGACTGCGAGGTGCGGCAGATCCTCGATCGGATCGCCGACAAGTGGTCATTGCTGGCCATGGCACTGCTCGAGAACGGCACGCTCCGGTTCACGGAGCTCCTCCGACTCGTCGACGGGGTGAGTCAGCGGATGCTCACCGTGACGTTGCGCCAGCTGGAGCGTGACGGCCTGGTCTCCCGGACCGTGCACCCGGTCGTGCCGCCGCGGGTCGAGTACTCGCTCACGGACCTGGGTCGCAGCCTGAACGGCACCGTCCGCGAGCTCGTGACGTGGACTGAGTCGCACCAGGCCGACATCGCCGCGGCGCGCGCACGGTACGACGCATCCATCGCGCCCTGAGCCCCGGCGCGGCTGCCGATGGCTACTTGATCGACCCCCGCGTGACCCCGGAGATCACCCACCGCTGGGCGAAGATGTAGACGATCAGCAGGGGCGCCATCGCCATGAGGTAGGAGGAGAACGCCACCGTGTAGTCGGTGTTGAACTGGCCCTGGAAGACGTACTGCGCCAGGGGCAGCGTCCGCGCCCCGGGGTCCGTCAGCACGACGAGCGGCATGATGAAGTCGTTCCAGGCCCAGACGCACGTGAGGATGCCCACCGTCGCGTTCATCGGCGCCAGCAGCGGGAAGATGATCTGCCGGAACACCCGCCACGTCGAGGCGCCGTCGACCCTCGCCGCCTCCTCGAGCTCGATCGGGATCGAGCGGATGTAGGCGGTGTAGATGAAGATGTTCAGCGACAGCCCGTAGATCGTGTAGAGCACGATCAGCCCCGCCTGATTGTCCAGGCCGAGGAGCGCCGTCTGCTTCACCAGGGGAAGCATGATGATCGGGAACGGGATGAACAGGGCTGCCAGCAGGTAGAAGAAGACGCCCTTGAAGAACAGCCGGTCCATGTTCCGTGCCAGCGCGTACGCGACGACCGAGCTGGTCAGCAGCGTGAGGACGACGGACCCGATGGTGATCATCGCCGTGTTCATGAGCGCCTGCGGGAACCTGGTCCGGTCCCACGCCTCCGCGAAGTTCCCCCAGTCCACGGGGTTCGGCCACTCGAAGCCGGTGCCGGACAGCAGCTGGTCGGGCGTCTTGAGCGCCACGACCACGGCCAGGTAGAGCGGGACCAGGATCGTGAGCGAGCACACGGCGATCAGTGCGGTCACCCACCAGTTGATCCTGCGGGTGTCGTCGTCGGCGGTCTTCCTGCGCCGCCGCCGCGGGCGGTCGGGGAGGACGGGCTCGGCCTGGCCGAGCACGGTTCCGGCGGTGGTCATCAGAATTCCGCCTCTCTGCTCTGGAGGACCCGGAACTGGACGAG
This window harbors:
- a CDS encoding MFS transporter yields the protein MTQTTTSASAGMQLRGRGILLLITLCGAAFLEGIDIAMFNIALPAIRADLVLETTELQWILSGYVIAYGGFMILGGRIGDRFGRRRVFLAALAVFIAFSMSGGLADEGWMLVVARFATGITAAFMMPAGLAIISTGFAMGAARNRAVLIYAGIGAAGFSLGLIAGGLLTAIGWRWVFFAPVTLGVVILIAGLALLPRDSTDLDRTPFDVPGAVLLTAGIVLTVLTVEQAAHGLGPVVVVAATGAAAAIVAFGARQRRAPFPLIPKVFLRSRPLLRAYLGAASLAAGFAGFQFIVVLYLQELRGWTALQTALAMLVLAIDALLAPTLTPRLVSRYGTWPVAIGGLALAVVSYALFLPVAPDWTYAMMFPSFLALGLAFTFAYGPLTIAATDDVADEDQGLTSGILYTSFQFGAALGLAAASAALTVVAEAGGAPMAAYRTALWVPLGMGLLGVAAVVVARPNRLDRPGGPSAHQREARETGPRECVGSSH
- a CDS encoding winged helix-turn-helix transcriptional regulator, whose translation is MPNDPFQWDRREDCEVRQILDRIADKWSLLAMALLENGTLRFTELLRLVDGVSQRMLTVTLRQLERDGLVSRTVHPVVPPRVEYSLTDLGRSLNGTVRELVTWTESHQADIAAARARYDASIAP
- a CDS encoding carbohydrate ABC transporter permease; amino-acid sequence: MTTAGTVLGQAEPVLPDRPRRRRRKTADDDTRRINWWVTALIAVCSLTILVPLYLAVVVALKTPDQLLSGTGFEWPNPVDWGNFAEAWDRTRFPQALMNTAMITIGSVVLTLLTSSVVAYALARNMDRLFFKGVFFYLLAALFIPFPIIMLPLVKQTALLGLDNQAGLIVLYTIYGLSLNIFIYTAYIRSIPIELEEAARVDGASTWRVFRQIIFPLLAPMNATVGILTCVWAWNDFIMPLVVLTDPGARTLPLAQYVFQGQFNTDYTVAFSSYLMAMAPLLIVYIFAQRWVISGVTRGSIK